Genomic window (Thermosinus carboxydivorans Nor1):
GGGGTAATGCCACAGACGATTGAAGCAATTAATCATGCTAAAGCTGCTAAGGTGCCAATAATTGTAGCGATTAACAAAATAGACCGTCCGGGAGCTAACCCTGACCGCGTCAAACAACAATTGGCCGAACACGGGCTAATCGCCGAAGATTGGGGCGGCGATACGATCATGGTACCTGTCTCGGCGTTGAAAAAGACGGGTCTTGCCGACCTTCTGGAAATGATTTTGCTTGTTGCCGAAATGCAGGAACTTAAGGCTAATCCTAACCGTCCTGCTTACGGAACAATTATCGAAGCGCAACTGGACAAAGGCCGGGGGCCGGTGGCTACTGTTCTCGTTCAAAAAGGCACGCTCCGCGTCGGCGATATCATCATTGCTGGAACGGCTTATGGTAAGGTGCGGGCAATGGTGAACGATCGGGGTGACAAGGTCAAGAAAGCCGAGCCTGCTACTCCGGTTGAAGTGCTTGGTCTGTCCGATGTTCCCCAAGCCGGGGATATTTTGGTAGCCGTCGATGATGAAAAGAAAGCACGGAGCATTGCGGAAAAGCGCCTTGCCAAAAAGCGATCCGAAGAACTTCAGCAAGCGCAGAAAGTTTCGCTTGACGATTTGTTCAAACAAATTCAAGAAGGCAATATTAAAGATCTCAATATTGTCATAAAGGCTGATGTGCAGGGATCAGTTGAGGCTTTGCGCCAGGCGTTAGTCAATCTGAAGAACAAAGAGGTACGTGTTAATATTGTTCACGGCGGTGTTGGCGCCATTAATGAATCAGATGTTATGCTGGCTTCGGCATCAAATGCTCTGATTATTGGTTTTAATGTTCGTCCTGATGCCAACGCGAGAAAAGCGGCTGAAGCCGAGAAGGTAGATATCCGCACCTATCGCGTTATTTACGATGCTATCAATGACGTCGAGGCGGCCATGACAGGTATGCTTGCCCCGGAATACAAGGAAGTTCTCCAGGGCCGGGTAGAGGTGCGGCAAGTCATTTCCATTCCGAAAGGCCTTGTTGCCGGTTCTTATGTTCTGGAGGGAAAAATCACTAATTCCTCGCAAGTCCGCGTTATTCGGAACGGAGTTGTCGTACATGAGGGAAAAGTAGAGTCGCTGCGTCGTTTTAAGGATGATGTTAAGGAAGTAACCGCCGGTTTTGAGTGTGGTATTACTATCGAAAGGTACCGCGATATTAAAGTTGGCGATATTATTGAAGCGTTTGCCATGGAAGTGGTTAAATAGTCTGCCCCTGGGAGTGGTTAAACATGGGACAGTTGCGCGTCGAAAAGATACAGGAGTTTATAAAACAGGAAGTCAGTAAGATCATTTTGACAGAACTTAAAGACCCACGCATTGGCTTCGTTACGGTTACTCGTGTCGAGGTATCCGGCGATTTGCGCTACGCTAAAATTTTTCTCAGCCTCATGGGTTCCGATGAAGAAAAAGCGGGAACATGGGCCGGCCTCCACCGGGCCTTGGGATACATTAGAACAGAGATTGGCAAGCATCTTGGCATTCGGCACGTTCCCGAATTATCTTTGCACTTGGATGAATCGCTGCAGTACAGCGCGCGGATACAGGAACTGTTAAACAAAATCAAACACGAAGAGAGTCAGTGAATATGGAAATTTCGTTATATGATGTTGCCGCCAAAATAAACCAGGCTGGGCGTTTGGTGTTGACGGCCCATATTCATCCCGATGGCGATTGCTTGGGTTCAATGTTGGCGCTTTATTCCTGTTTGTGCCGTGCAGGTAAAGAAGTTACTATGCTGCTCGATGATTCAGTGCCAGCAATGTACCAATTTTTGCCTGGATATGAGGAAATACGCCGGCCGGTGACGTTCCATGACGGCGTTGATTTGTTAGTCGTCCTCGATGCTAGCGATGAGGAACGGATTGGGCGAGTCAAAGAAATGGTAAGGGCGCCGGTTTTAAATATTGATCACCACATTTCCAATACGAAGTTTGCTGATTACTGGTATGTGGACAGTCAGGCGGCGGCAACAGGAGAAATCGTTTTTGAACTTCTCAAAATGCTAAATTTACCGGTTGACGCCGTCGTAGCTTGCTGCCTTTTTACAGCTATTGCTACCGATTGTGGATTTTTCCGTTATGCAAATACAACGGCAACGACGCTGCGTTATGCCGCTGAGCTTGTGGAAAAAGGCGCCCAACCTCATATCATATCCGAGAACCTGGAAACAAAGCCGCTAGATAGTATTGTTGCGCTTACGAAAGCGTTGGATACCTTAGAACTACATCATGACGGGCGAATTGCCGCGATAACTGTTGATTCCTATGCTGAAGGGGCGGAAAATACTGAAGGCTTTATCAACTACCCCCGTAACATTGAAGGCGTAGAGATTGCCGTAATGTTTAAAGTTATTGATGAGGAGACAGTACGCGTTAGCTTCCGTTCCCGCAAGACCGATGTTAGCAGACTGGCCTTGTCTTTTGGCGGAGGCGGTCACGCTCGTGCGGCTGGCTGCACGATAAGGGGTTCTTTGGCAGTTGTTAAAGACAAGGTTTTTCAGGCAGCCATCCGTGCCCTACAGGAGTGAGGATATGGCCGAAGGCATTCTCAATATTTTAAAACCGCCTGGAATGACTTCGCATGATGCTGTTGCTTTCGTTCGTCGCCTTTACGGTGTAAAACGTGTGGGCCACGCTGGTACGCTTGACCCAGCCGCGGCAGGTGTGCTTCCTGTATTTGTTGGTGCCGCGACGCGACTCATAGAGTATACTGCTGACGCTGACAAAAGTTACCGGGTAGAAATGACAGTCGGCCGTGAAACCGATACAGGCGATGATACGGGGAATATTATCCGCACTGCTCCTTGTGTATTGCCGCCTATTAGCGATCTTGATGCTCTCTTGCAAGAATTTACAGGAGAAATTGAGCAAATTCCGCCCATGTACTCGGCAATCAAAATCGGGGGTCAAAAACTTTATGATTTGGCGCGTCAAGGCATTATTGTTGAGCGGCAACCGCGCCGGATCAAAATTAACAAAATTCAGCTTATTGCTGTCCGGGAACAAAGAATATATTTCGATGTAGACTGCTCCAAAGGCACCTATATCCGGACTCTCTGCACTGATATTGGCCGCCGTCTCGGTTGTCCGGCAGTGATGTCCTTTTTGGTCCGTACCCGGGTTGGCAATTTTCAGCTAACTGAGGCCTTAACGCTGGAAGAAATTGCCGCGGAAAAAGAACGGGCCTTACAGGCGCCTGATTTGGCTGTTGCTCATTTTCCGCCAATTTTTCTGACGGTGGCGCAAGCCAAGGCTATTGTTCAAGGCCAGGCAGTCCGGATAGACTGCCGCAACCAGGGAATGATTCGGTTATATAATGACCAGAAACAGTTTATCGGCATAGGCGAAAAACAAGGACCTGGGGCGCCGCTGCGGCCTGTTAAAATCGTGTGCACCAATCCCGGCGACTAACTTAGTCATATTAGGGCTAAACACGGGGAGATTACTGATGAAAATCGTTACCCAAATCGGCGACTTGGGTCGAATTTACTCAAAAACGGCTATTGCTCTTGGCACTTTTGACGGGGTCCATATTGGCCATCAACGGATCATTCGCAGAGCCGTGGAATTGGCCAGAGTCGCAGGTGGCAGCAGTGTGGTATTTACTTTCAGCAACCATCCGTTATCAATTGTTGCTCCTGAGCGGTGTCCACCCCTCTTGCTAACGCAGGAAGACAAGGCCCGGTTGATTGAAGAACTAGGCGTTGATCTTCTGGTTAGTATTCCATTTACAGCTACGTTTTTAAGATTATCGCCCTACGAGTTCGTAAACTTATTAGTGGAACATTTATCTCCTGTTCACATAGTTGTAGGACCAAATTATACTTTTGGCTATAAAAGCGCCGGTACTCCAGAAACACTCAAAGAAATTGGCGCTAAGGCAGGTTTTTCCGTTCAAATTGAACAAGCCGTGTGCATAGATGATAAACTTGTTAGCAGTACTTACATCCGTAGCCTTATTGCCGCCGGAAAAGTGGCTGAAGCCAGGAAGTTTCTTGGCCGCCCACCGCTTCTTTCGGGGGAAGTGGTGCATGGAGAAGCCCGCGGACGTATTCTAGGCTACCCCACAGCAAATATTAAAACGGCCGAAGGCATGTTGCTGCCTGCCGACGGGGTTTATGTCGTACGACTTTTGGCCGGAGATATACACTATGATGGCGTGGCCAACGTAGGGCGTAACCCAACTTTTAACGGCCAACAGCGGCGTGTAGAGGTATTTCTTTTTGGTTTTGAAGGAAGCTTATATGGCCAAACCGTAACGGTTACATTTTGGGAACGTTTACGCGGTGAAATGGTTTTTGCCAACGCCGACGAATTAAAACGCCAGATCAGCCAGGATATTCAACTGGCACGCACCTACCATCAAGCCTTTCCTGGTGTTTAGCCTTTACAGGGATCTCACTTTATGGTAAAATTTTATTGACTTATGTATGCGTGAGCTTGTCTCTTTGTTGTACATAGGAGTAGAACCTTAGCGAGGATAGTCGAAGCTCCGACGATTGTCTTGGCTATGGGGATAGCGAAATAAAGGAGGTGACTATATGTTGACGCCGGAACAAAAACAGCAGATTATTCAGAAGTACCGTCTTCACGAAGCCGATACAGGCTCACCTGAGGTGCAGATTGCTATTCTCACCGAGCGAATTAACTACCTGACCGAGCATCTCAAAGAGCACAAAAAAGACCATCATTCGCGCCGTGGTCTTCTAAAGATGGTTGGTCAACGTAGAGGCTTGTTGAATTATCTGCGGGACAACGACATTGAGCGTTATCGTTCCATCATTGAAAAACTCAACCTCAGAAAATAAACAAAAGCGGGTTTTTCCCGCTTTTTTGCTTATTTTTTAAGTTTAGCGGCTTATAAAAGAGGGAATAATAAAAAAAATGTCGAACAGTTAAACTTTGGTAAAGAGAAAAGGGGTTCAGAGGAGGAAAACCGAATATGCAAACTTTTCAGATGCAGCTTGCGGGAAGGGCGCTGGTTGTAGAAACGGGCAAAATGGCAAAACAGGCAAATGGCGCCGTCCTAATTCGCTATGGCGACACGGCCGTTCTAGTGACAGCTACCGCTTCTGCAGAGCCCAGGCAAGGCATCGACTTTTTTCCTTTGACGGTAGACTACGAGGAAAGACTATACTCTGTCGGTAAAATACCGGGCGGATTTATTAAGCGTGAGGGACGTCCCAGCGAAGCAGCCATCCTCGCCGGTCGTCTGATTGACCGGCCAATTCGACCGTTATTCGCTGAAGGATTCAGGAATGATGTCCATGTAGTTGCTACCGTGCTTTCCGTGGATCAGGACAACCCACCGGATATTCCGGCCATGATTGGGGCTTCGTGCGCACTTTCCATTTCCGATATTCCCTTTAACGGCCCAATTGGCGGCGTACGGGTAGGCAGGGTTGACGGTCAGTTTATTATTAATCCCACAGTGGAACAACAAGAGCGTAGCGACCTTAATCTAGTCGTCGCCGGCACCAAGGACGCAGTTTTAATGGTCGAAGCCGGCGCCAATGAAGTGCCGGAAGAAGCAATATTGGACGCGATAACCTTCGGACATGATGTCATTCGGGAAATTGTCGCTTTTCAGGAAAAAATAGTTGCCGAGGTCGGCAAACCTAAGCGGGAAATTCCTCTTTATGAAGTACCGCCAGAAATTGATGCCGCCGTGCGCGAATATGTTACCGAGAAACTAAAAGATGCCGTCACCAATCCCGACAAGTTAATGCGGGAAGAGCAAATCAAGCAGGTGAAGGCTGAGGCGACCGAACACTTTTTAGTCCTATATCCGGACAATGCTAAGGATATTGCCTATGTTATGCAAAAAGTTCTCAAAGAAATTGTTCGGAAGATGATTACCATCGATAAAGTAAGACCGGACGGTCGGAAGCTAGATGAAATTCGACCGATAAGCTGTGAAGTAGGCTTGCTGCGGCGAACACATGGCTCAGGTTTGTTTACACGCGGCCAAACGCAGGTGTTGACGGTAACAACTCTAGGCGCTATTGGCGACGAACAGATTTTGGATGGGCTCGGTGTCGAAGAGTCTAAACGCTATATGCATCATTACAATTTCCCGGCATTTAGTGTAGGGGAAACGAGACCTGCCCGCGGGCCTGGACGACGGGAAATCGGGCATGGGGCGCTGGCAGAACGGGCGCTGCTACCGGTTATTCCCCCGGAAACGGAATTCCCGTATACTATCCGGCTGGTGTCGGAAGTCTTAGAATCTAACGGCTCAACTTCTATGGGGAGCGTATGTGGCAGCACTCTGTCCCTCATGGATGCCGGGGTGCCGATCAAGGCTCCTGTATCCGGCGTAGCCATGGGGCTCGTGAAGGAAGGCGATCATTACACCATTCTTACCGATATCCAGGGAATTGAAGATGCTCTCGGCGATATGGACTTCAAAGTAGCAGGTACAGCCAAGGGTGTAACCGCTATCCAAATGGATATTAAAATCTCTGGCATCACGAAAGAAATTTTGGCTGACGCTCTGGAACAGGCTCGCCGCGGCCGGTTGTTTATTTTAGATAAGATGTTGGAAGTTATCAAAGAACCTAGACCCGAACTATCGCCTTATGCTCCCAGAATTATTACCATGGAAATTGATCCCGACAAGATTCGCGATGTTATCGGTCCGGGTGGAAAAACGATCAAGAAGATTATTGATGAAACGGGCGTTACGATTGACATCGAGGATGACGGCAAGGTCTTTATCGCCGCTGTTGATGTGGAAGCCGGCAAAAAAGCAGTTCGTATCATCGAGAACCTTGTACGCGACGTAGAAGTGGGCGGCGTTTACATGGGGAAGGTTACCCGCCTGATGAATTTCGGGGCCTTTGTTGAGATTTTGCCAGGCAAGGAAGGGTTGGTGCACATCTCGCAACTAGCGCGCGAGCGTGTTAACAAGGTAGAGGATGTTGTGAAAGTAGGCGATGAGATTCTCGTAAAGGTTACCGAAATTGACCGGCAGGGACGGATAAATCTATCTCGTAAAGAACTTCTCAAGGCTGAGCGCGATAGTAAAAGTAATGATTAGATCAGCAAAATACAGCAAAAAAATATATCACCCAGAAAGAACATAAACCTCTTCGGGTTTATGTTTTTTATTTTCATTAATTGAGATGTTGGATAATACACTTGTAAGGAAGAGGTGATACCGTTGAAATGGCGCTGGATTATTATTAAACGCTTGCCCAATTGGTATATGTTTTTGGCAACGAGCGTCTTTCTTACTGTCGCCATGCTGGCAGGCGCTTTGCAACCTTTGCTTATCAACACGATAAGTGCTTCGAAGCCGCAGCCAATATTTCATGGCAACCTAAACCAACCAAAAGTCGCCTTTGCTTGCAACGTTTTTTGGGGCGAAGAATTCCTTCCAGCCATGCTGGATACCTTTGATCAGCATAATATAAAAATAACCTTTTTTATTGGGGGAAGTTGGGGTAAGCGATATCCGGAAATGCTCAAAGAACTGGCTAAACGCGGTCATGAATTGGGCAACCATTCCTTCAGCCACCCCCATCCCAACAGTTTGTCTAAACGGCAAAATCAGGAACAGATTTTACGGACTGAAAACCTTATCCAAGAAGTGACAGGTATAAAAACCACGCTCTATGCCCCTCCTTACGGAGAATATAATGATACTGTGTTGAGTGCGGCAGCCGAGCTGGGTTATACGACAATAATGTGGAGTGTTGATACTATTGACTGGAAAAAACCATCAGAAGAAGTAATCTGGAATCGGGTAATGAAAAAAATACATAATGGAGCCATTGTGCTTATGCATCCTACGGAAGTAACGGCCAAGGCTTTACCCGTTCTTATTAAAGAAATTACTGCTAAGGGATATATAATTACTACGGTTTCCGATATAATCAAATAAGTTAAACAGGCAGAATTAGGCCTGTTTTTTTTATTGCTATAATGGCGTAAATATGGTAGTATGTTTACATAAAAAATTATCATAATATCCAGGTAAACAAAGGGGGGTCGAAAAATGTTCAAATATAAAGTTCAGATAACTTGGTTGATGCTTGCCAGTTTTGTATTTGCCATGTTAGTACCTCTGGCTCCTGTACAAGCTGCTTCTATTGCCGATTTATTAGGGCAGACGTCCTCTTCCGGACAAGGTCTGGTTGACCTTCTCCTCGGCCTCTTTTTGGGTAAGTTCCTGGACAACTTGTTTAACGGTGCTTCTCGGGCTGCCGATAAAATCGGTCTGCCAAGCGGGTTGATACATCCCGGCGCAAAAGAGATTGTCGGTTTTTACGCTGAATGGTGGAGTGGCGATAAGGCTTCCTTTAACTCCCTTTCCGCCAATACCGATGCCGTGAAAACTATTGCCCCTTTCTGGGCCACGCTGCAAGCGGACGGTTCAGTAACCGACCGGGGCGGTCGCGACCATGCAGCGGTGGTTGACTTTGCTCACCGTCATAATATTTCGGTGCTGCTTCTCGTCAATAATGCCAAACAAGATAATTCCGTTAACTCTCCCATACACACCGTTTTATCCGATCCAAGTTTGCGCAGCAAAGCCATTGATAGCCTAGAGGCATACATCAAAAAATTTAACCTTGACGGTGTAAATATAGATTTTGAAATGGTTCCGCCCGAAGACCGTGATAATTTGACTGCTTTTATGAAGGAGTTGTCGGCTCGGTTAAAACCGCAGGGCTATCGTGTCAGCATTGATGTTTTTCCCAAACAGGATGAACAGAAAGATGTGGCTTACGCTTATGACTATGCAGCTCTCAGTAAGTATGCTGACAAAATTATGATTATGACCTATGACAACCATGGTATGTGGAGTGATGCTGGTCCCATTGCCGATATCCGCTGGGTGGAACAGAGTATTCAATACGCTTTGCAGTTTATCCCCAAACACAAGTTATATCTCGGCATTGCTACCTACGGCTATGACTGGTCGAACCAGGGCGTTGAAAGCTTGACTTACGCTAATGTTATGGATCTGGCAAAGCGATATAATGCCCTCATGCAGTGGGACGAGCCTTCTAAATCGCCGCATTTTACTTACACCGGTGCGGACGGACTCGCCCATCAGGTCTGGTTTGAAAACAGCCGGAGCCTGCATTACAAACTGGACTTAATTAACAAGTATGACCTGGCCGGTGCTGCCCTATGGAAACTGGGCGATGAAGATCCCAATTACTGGTCGGTCTTAAAAGCAAAGTTATTAAAACAATAGACACTAAAACATATTTAGGAGGTTTTACGTGGATTATCTAAAAATAATATCATACTGCTTACTGTGTGTTCTGGTAGTAGGTCTTTTGGCTCCTGTGCAAGGCGCGCATGCCGCGCCGGTTGATGATGTATTGAAAACGCTAACTGCCTCTACGGCGCCTACTGACGGTAAAGGCGCCAACCTGTTTGAAAAATTGTTTGACCTATTATTTAACAAAATCTTGGGACCGATCTTAAATATTTTCAATGGTGGAAAGGCGGAAGCACCCGCCTCGACTTCGCCAATAAAAGTTACTCCTCTGCCGCCGTCTTCTTCCGGTCCGATACAGGATACAGGCGTGCTGCGCGGCAAGGTAATTGTCGTCGACCCCGGCCACGGCGGTAGCAATCCTGGTGCTGTTGCTTTTAATACCCGTGAAGCGGATAATAACCTGGCTGTGGCCTTAAAACTTCGGGATAAACTTGTTCGTGCCGGGGCCAATGTCATCATGACTCGCAGTACAGACCGTACGGTAGCACCGGAAGGAAGCTCTTTAGGCGAAGAATTGCAAGCAAGAGTGGATATTGCCGAAGCAAACCATGCTGATATTTTTGTAAGCATTCACTCAAACTCCAATCCCGATCCGACTATTGCTGGCGCGATGACCTTCTATCCCAGCGGCCGATCGCAGTCATTGGCCTTAGAAGTGCAAAGCGCGCTAATTGAGTCCACAAACGCCGTAGACAAGGGCGTGGCGCCTGCCACTTTCTATGTACTGCGCAATACATCGATGCCCAGTATTTTGGTTGAAATGGGCTTTGTCACCAATGACCAGGAAGCTAAAAAGCTCCAGGATGATTCCTATCGCAATAGCATTGCTCAAGGAATTTATAACGGGATTGTCCGCTATTTTAATAAGAATAGCAAATAAAGTGACAAACAGAGATGTCGCTAGTTGGACATCTCTGTTTTTTCTTGCCTAAGGGAAATATAATAATGGACAACCGGAAGGATTTTTCCCGAAACGGCAGAATTTAACTGAGATACTATATGGAGAAGGAGCTATATATGTACCGTAAGACATTGTTAGACAACGGCATCAGGGTCATATCAGAGACGATTCCTTACGTAAAGTCTGTTACGCTCGGTATCTGGGTGGGTACCGGCTCACGCAATGAACAAGATGATAACCATGGTATTTCTCATTTTATTGAACACTTAATGTTTAAAGGTACCCATCAACGT
Coding sequences:
- the rpsO gene encoding 30S ribosomal protein S15, which translates into the protein MLTPEQKQQIIQKYRLHEADTGSPEVQIAILTERINYLTEHLKEHKKDHHSRRGLLKMVGQRRGLLNYLRDNDIERYRSIIEKLNLRK
- a CDS encoding glycosyl hydrolase family 18 protein, translating into MFKYKVQITWLMLASFVFAMLVPLAPVQAASIADLLGQTSSSGQGLVDLLLGLFLGKFLDNLFNGASRAADKIGLPSGLIHPGAKEIVGFYAEWWSGDKASFNSLSANTDAVKTIAPFWATLQADGSVTDRGGRDHAAVVDFAHRHNISVLLLVNNAKQDNSVNSPIHTVLSDPSLRSKAIDSLEAYIKKFNLDGVNIDFEMVPPEDRDNLTAFMKELSARLKPQGYRVSIDVFPKQDEQKDVAYAYDYAALSKYADKIMIMTYDNHGMWSDAGPIADIRWVEQSIQYALQFIPKHKLYLGIATYGYDWSNQGVESLTYANVMDLAKRYNALMQWDEPSKSPHFTYTGADGLAHQVWFENSRSLHYKLDLINKYDLAGAALWKLGDEDPNYWSVLKAKLLKQ
- the rbfA gene encoding 30S ribosome-binding factor RbfA — its product is MGQLRVEKIQEFIKQEVSKIILTELKDPRIGFVTVTRVEVSGDLRYAKIFLSLMGSDEEKAGTWAGLHRALGYIRTEIGKHLGIRHVPELSLHLDESLQYSARIQELLNKIKHEESQ
- the truB gene encoding tRNA pseudouridine(55) synthase TruB; translated protein: MAEGILNILKPPGMTSHDAVAFVRRLYGVKRVGHAGTLDPAAAGVLPVFVGAATRLIEYTADADKSYRVEMTVGRETDTGDDTGNIIRTAPCVLPPISDLDALLQEFTGEIEQIPPMYSAIKIGGQKLYDLARQGIIVERQPRRIKINKIQLIAVREQRIYFDVDCSKGTYIRTLCTDIGRRLGCPAVMSFLVRTRVGNFQLTEALTLEEIAAEKERALQAPDLAVAHFPPIFLTVAQAKAIVQGQAVRIDCRNQGMIRLYNDQKQFIGIGEKQGPGAPLRPVKIVCTNPGD
- a CDS encoding N-acetylmuramoyl-L-alanine amidase family protein → MDYLKIISYCLLCVLVVGLLAPVQGAHAAPVDDVLKTLTASTAPTDGKGANLFEKLFDLLFNKILGPILNIFNGGKAEAPASTSPIKVTPLPPSSSGPIQDTGVLRGKVIVVDPGHGGSNPGAVAFNTREADNNLAVALKLRDKLVRAGANVIMTRSTDRTVAPEGSSLGEELQARVDIAEANHADIFVSIHSNSNPDPTIAGAMTFYPSGRSQSLALEVQSALIESTNAVDKGVAPATFYVLRNTSMPSILVEMGFVTNDQEAKKLQDDSYRNSIAQGIYNGIVRYFNKNSK
- a CDS encoding polyribonucleotide nucleotidyltransferase, whose product is MQTFQMQLAGRALVVETGKMAKQANGAVLIRYGDTAVLVTATASAEPRQGIDFFPLTVDYEERLYSVGKIPGGFIKREGRPSEAAILAGRLIDRPIRPLFAEGFRNDVHVVATVLSVDQDNPPDIPAMIGASCALSISDIPFNGPIGGVRVGRVDGQFIINPTVEQQERSDLNLVVAGTKDAVLMVEAGANEVPEEAILDAITFGHDVIREIVAFQEKIVAEVGKPKREIPLYEVPPEIDAAVREYVTEKLKDAVTNPDKLMREEQIKQVKAEATEHFLVLYPDNAKDIAYVMQKVLKEIVRKMITIDKVRPDGRKLDEIRPISCEVGLLRRTHGSGLFTRGQTQVLTVTTLGAIGDEQILDGLGVEESKRYMHHYNFPAFSVGETRPARGPGRREIGHGALAERALLPVIPPETEFPYTIRLVSEVLESNGSTSMGSVCGSTLSLMDAGVPIKAPVSGVAMGLVKEGDHYTILTDIQGIEDALGDMDFKVAGTAKGVTAIQMDIKISGITKEILADALEQARRGRLFILDKMLEVIKEPRPELSPYAPRIITMEIDPDKIRDVIGPGGKTIKKIIDETGVTIDIEDDGKVFIAAVDVEAGKKAVRIIENLVRDVEVGGVYMGKVTRLMNFGAFVEILPGKEGLVHISQLARERVNKVEDVVKVGDEILVKVTEIDRQGRINLSRKELLKAERDSKSND
- a CDS encoding polysaccharide deacetylase family protein codes for the protein MIPLKWRWIIIKRLPNWYMFLATSVFLTVAMLAGALQPLLINTISASKPQPIFHGNLNQPKVAFACNVFWGEEFLPAMLDTFDQHNIKITFFIGGSWGKRYPEMLKELAKRGHELGNHSFSHPHPNSLSKRQNQEQILRTENLIQEVTGIKTTLYAPPYGEYNDTVLSAAAELGYTTIMWSVDTIDWKKPSEEVIWNRVMKKIHNGAIVLMHPTEVTAKALPVLIKEITAKGYIITTVSDIIK
- a CDS encoding bifunctional riboflavin kinase/FAD synthetase, which gives rise to MKIVTQIGDLGRIYSKTAIALGTFDGVHIGHQRIIRRAVELARVAGGSSVVFTFSNHPLSIVAPERCPPLLLTQEDKARLIEELGVDLLVSIPFTATFLRLSPYEFVNLLVEHLSPVHIVVGPNYTFGYKSAGTPETLKEIGAKAGFSVQIEQAVCIDDKLVSSTYIRSLIAAGKVAEARKFLGRPPLLSGEVVHGEARGRILGYPTANIKTAEGMLLPADGVYVVRLLAGDIHYDGVANVGRNPTFNGQQRRVEVFLFGFEGSLYGQTVTVTFWERLRGEMVFANADELKRQISQDIQLARTYHQAFPGV
- a CDS encoding DHH family phosphoesterase, which codes for MEISLYDVAAKINQAGRLVLTAHIHPDGDCLGSMLALYSCLCRAGKEVTMLLDDSVPAMYQFLPGYEEIRRPVTFHDGVDLLVVLDASDEERIGRVKEMVRAPVLNIDHHISNTKFADYWYVDSQAAATGEIVFELLKMLNLPVDAVVACCLFTAIATDCGFFRYANTTATTLRYAAELVEKGAQPHIISENLETKPLDSIVALTKALDTLELHHDGRIAAITVDSYAEGAENTEGFINYPRNIEGVEIAVMFKVIDEETVRVSFRSRKTDVSRLALSFGGGGHARAAGCTIRGSLAVVKDKVFQAAIRALQE